In the Geitlerinema sp. PCC 9228 genome, one interval contains:
- the rpmB gene encoding 50S ribosomal protein L28 produces the protein MSRKCQLTGKKANNAYQVSHSHRRTKKLQHPNLQDKRIWWERGKRWVKLRLSTKAMKTLEKKGLEAMAKEAGIDLNKV, from the coding sequence ATGTCTCGTAAATGCCAGCTAACTGGAAAGAAAGCCAATAACGCCTACCAAGTTTCCCACTCCCACCGCCGCACTAAGAAATTGCAACATCCCAACTTGCAAGATAAAAGAATTTGGTGGGAAAGAGGCAAACGCTGGGTTAAACTGCGCCTATCGACCAAAGCCATGAAAACCCTAGAGAAAAAGGGATTGGAAGCCATGGCGAAAGAAGCTGGTATCGACTTAAACAAAGTATAG